The Streptomyces pratensis genomic interval CGCAAGGTCCGGCGACCGCATCGCGATCGCGGCCTACCTGGGCCACGGAGACGTGTTCGACCGGGCGCTGGAGACGTTCGCCGAGCGGTACGCCGACCAGAACGAGAGGGACCACCGGGCGCTCGTCGAAGCGGTGGCCGCAGGCCGCCTTCCCGCGGCGGCCGGGGAGGGCAAGAAGTAGCGGGCCAGGATTCACCGCTCGGCGACAGCGGGTACTTCGCGGACATAACCGGACATCGTGGTATCACCGTGTGGACCCCGGCGGGTCGGCAGGACCCGGCCGGGACCCGACACCGAGGAGACCATGACCATGTCGGCCGAATCGGTCGGAGCACCCGGCGCCGACACCCCGGATCCGCTCGCGGTGATCCGCACCCGGGGGTACGCGGTACTGCTGATCATCGTGGCAGCCCTCGGAGTCCCCATCTCCGCCGCGGCGTTCGGCTTCCTGGCTCTCGTCCACGAGCTTCAGTCCCTGACCTACGAGGACCTCCCGCACGCACTGGGCTTCGAGAGCACGCCGTCGTGGTGGCCCGTGCCACTGCTCGCCGTGGCGGGCGTGCTGACCGGGCTGGCCATCCGTCACCTGCCGGGAACGGGCGGACACAAGCCCGCCGAAGGATTCGTGAACACGGGGGCACCGGCGGCCGCCGAACTTCCCGGGGTCGCGCTCGCCGCCCTGGCATCCCTCGGCCTCGGTGTGGTCCTCGGGCCCGAGGCACCCCTCATCGCCCTCGGCGGGGGGCTGGCCGTGTACGCGGTGCGCCTGCTCAAGCCCGGCATCGCGCCGAGCGCGAGCGCCATGGTGGCGGCGGCGGGGAGCTTCGCCGCCGTCAGCGCCCTGCTCGGCTCGCCGCTCCTCGGCGCGTTCCTGCTGATGGAGGCGTCCGGCCTCGCCGGGATGATGCTCGGCCTGGTGCTGGTGCCGGGACTACTCGCCTCCGGCATCGGATCGCTCATCTTCATCGGCCTGGGCTCCTGGACAGGCCTCGGGACGTACTCCCTGACCCTCCCCCACGTGCCACACGCACCGCAGCCCACCGTCGCCGAGTTCGGCTGGGCCATCGCCCTCGGGGCCGCGGCCGCCCTCGTCGGCACCGGCGTCAAAAAACTCTCGCTGTCCCTGCAGGAGCGGGTCGAGCAGAGGCGGGTGATCGCGACGGTGGTGATGGGCCTCACCGTCGGTGTGCTGGCACTCCTCTACGCCGAGAGCACGGGCAGGAGCGCCTCGGAGGTGCTCTACTCCGGCCAGGACGCCCTCGGCGGCCTGCTCGCCGAGGACGCCACGTACACGGTCGGCACGCTCGTCGTCCTTGTCGTCTGCAAGGCGCTCGCGTACTCCGCGTCCCTGAGCGCCTTCCGGGGCGGCCCCATCTTCCCGTCGATGTTCCTGGGGGCGGCGGGCGGGCTGGCGCTGTCACACCTGCCCGGCCTGAACGCCACGTCGGGTTTCGCGATGGGCATCGGGGCCATGTGCGTGGCGATGCTCAGGCTGCCGATGACATCGGTGCTGCTCGCCACGCTTCTGCTGGGATCCGAGGGCATCACGGTCATGCCGCTCGTGATCGTCTCCGTCGTGGTCTCCTACGTCCTCGTGCTCAGGCTCGACCGTCCCGGTGCGGCCCGACGCACAACGCCCAGATGACGAAGACATTGATCGCGATGAGCACGATGGACCAGAACGGGTAGTACGGGAGCCACAGGAAGTTGGCGACGGCCAGCAGCCCGGCCAGCAGGACTCCTACGGCGCGCGCCCACAGGGCTCCGCTGAAGAGTGCGCAGCCGGCCAGAACCACCACGATCCCCAGGATGAGGTGCACCCAGCCCCAGCCGGTGAGGCTGAACTGGAACACGTAGTTGCGCGTGGTGACGAACAGATCGTCCTTGGCGATGGCCGCGATGCCCTCGAAGACGGCCATGGCCCCACCGAAGATCATCATCACCGCGGCGAAGACGGTCCAGCCGGACGCGGCGCTCTTGCGCCCCCCGGTCACGTCGTGACCCGTTCGTTCCCCACTCACACTTCCAGCCATGTCGGCCTCCTTGGTCTGCGAGCCGGAACGCGGCACCTATGTGTCCGCAATGCGGCTTAAATTCCTCTTATCAGACTGACACGCCATCACCCGGTCGGCATACGGATCGAGGTCACACCATCTCCATGCTGAGATAGAATCCCAGATATGAGAGATGAGGGTGTGCCGGACTCCGTCGACGCCCGGCTCGCGGCGCGGCTGACCCTGCTCCGCACCGAACACGGCTGGTCGCTGGACGAGCTGTCCCGCCGTGCGGGTGTGAGCCGCTCGACCCTGTCACGGCTGGAGCGCGGCGAGCTGAGTCCCACCACCACGGTGCTCGGCCGGCTGTGCACGGTGTACGGGAGGACGATGTCGCGGCTGCTGATGGAGGTGGAGGCCGAGCCTCCGCAGCTGGTTCCGGCCGCACAGCAGCCGGTGTGGCGGGACGAGGGGGCCGGGTTCGTACGCCGGTCCGTCTCGCCGCCGCACGCCGGACTGCGCGCCGAGATCGTCGAAGGGACACTCGACGCGGGCGCCGACATCTCGTACGAGAACGCACCCGTGCCAGGTGTGGAGCAGCACATCTGGGTGCTCGAGGGCACTGTCGAGATCACCGTCGGCACGACGGTTCACACACTTCAGGAGGGCGACTGCCTGCGCTTCCGCCTGCGTGGCCCCTCACACTTCCGCTGCCCGGGCCCCCGAGGGGTCCGCTACGCACTGATGATCGTCCTGCCGTGAACGTGAAAGGACCCGCTTCATGACCGAGATCGTCCCCGTGTCCGGCCCCGAACTGGTCACGTACGCCGATGAGCTGGCCGCCCTGCTGATCGAGAGCGTGGAGGGCGGAGCCTCGGTGGGGTTCCTCGCGCCGCTGGACCGGACCGCGGCCGCCAACTGGTGGCGGGAACGGGCGACCGCCGTCGAGGAGGGGAGCCAGCAGGTCTGGATCGCCCGGGACGACGAGCGGGTGGCGGGCACGATCGGCCTGGTCAGGGCGGCCCTGCCCAACGCCCGCCACCGCGCGGAGGTCGCCAAGCTCATCGTCAGGCCCTCGGCGCGCGGCCGGGGAATCGGCCGGGCGCTGCTGACAGCCGTCGAGCGGTCGGCGGCCGCTCAGGGGCTGACGCTGCTGGTTCTGGACACCGAGACGGGAAGCGACGCCGAGCGGCTCTACAGCGCGGCCGGCTGGTCCCCCTGCGGCTCCGTCCCGGGCTACGCGGCGGATCCGTACGGCACGCTCAGGGCGACCACGTTCTACTACCGGGCGCTCGGCCTCCCGGAGGCCTCCGCGCAGTGAGCGTCACAATGGGGGCTACGGCACGCTACCGAGGAGATCTTTCATGACGCTGCACGACATCCCGCTCAGCACGCTCAACGGCGAGCCGACGACGCTGGGAGCCTACGAAGGCTCGGCGGTCCTGCTGGTGAACGTCGCCTCCAAGTGCGGGCTCACCCCGCAGTACGCCGGCCTGGAAAGGCTCCAGAAGGAGTACGGGGAGCGCGGCTTCACCGTCCTCGGGGTGCCGTGCAACCAGTTCGCGGGCCAGGAGCCGGGCACCGCGGAGGAGATCCGGACGTTCTGCTCGACGACGTACGGGGTCAGCTTCCCGCTGCTGGAGAAGATCGACGTCAACGGCGAGAACCGGCACCCGCTCTACACGGAGCTGACGAAGCTCGACGACGCCGAGGGCGTCGCCGGGGACGTCCAGTGGAACTTCGAGAAGTTCCTGATCTCCCCTGCCGGTGAGCCGGTCGCCCGGATCCGTCCCCGCACCGAGCCGGAGGCGCCGGAGGTCGTGGCGCTCATCGAGGCGCAGCTGCCGCAGAAGTAGGGCGGACGGCACCGCGGGGCCGGACCGTCGTGCGGTCCGGTCCCGCGGTGCGACCGGCGTTCTCGCGCCCGGGCGCGCTCCCGACGGAAGGCATCCCCTAGCGGATCGGCATTCCCGACAGGGTGCGGGCAATCACCAGGCGCTGGATCTCGCTGGTGCCCTCGAAGATGGTGTAGATCGCGGCGTCCCTGTGCATGCGCTCGACCGGGTACTCACGTGTGAAACCGTTGCCGCCGAGGATCTGCACGGCCTGGGCCGTGACCGACTTCGCGGTCTCGCTCGCGTAGAGCTTCGACATCGAGCCCTCGGCCGCCGTGAACGGCTTGCCTGCGCTCGCCATCCAGGAGGCGCGCCAGACGAGGAGCCGCGCGGCGTCGATCTGGGTCCGCATGTCCGCCAGCTGGAAGGCGATCCCCTGGTTGTCGATGATCGGCCGGCCGAACTGGGTCCGCGTCTTCGCGTAGTCGAGGGCCACCTCGTAGGCCGCGCGGGCGGTGCCGACCGCCATGGCGCCGACGGCCGGGCGGGAGGCCTCGAAGGTCGCCATCGCCGCGTTCTTGACCCTCCCCCAGCCTCCGGCCGGGGGTGCCCCCGTCTCGCTTCGCTCACCGCCGGACCTGGCGCGCTCGCGGGCCCGGGCGAGGCGCTCGTCGAGCTTCTCCTTGCCGCCGAGCAGACAGTGGCCGGGGACGCGCACGTCCTCGAGGACGACCTCGGCCGTGTGCGAGGCGCGGATGCCGTGCTTCTTGAACTTCTGCCCCTGCGAGAGACCGGGGGTGGCCGGCGGGACGATGAAGGAGGCGTGGCCCTTGGAGCCGAGCTCCGGGTCGACGACGGCGACGACGACGTGGACGTTGGCGATACCGCCGTTGGTCGCCCAGGTCTTGGTTCCGTTGAGCACCCACTCGTCCTTGGCCCCGTCGTACACCGCGCGGGTGCGCATCGAGGCCACGTCCGAGCCGGCGTCCGGCTCGGAGGAGCAGAAGGCGGCGACCTTCACATCGTCCGCGTCCCCGTACATCTGGGGGATCCACGTACCGATCTGCTCCTCGGTGCCGTTGGCGAGGACGCCGACGGCGGCCAGGCCCGTGCCGACGATCGACAGCGCGATTCCCGCGTCGCCCCAGAAGAGTTCCTCCATGGCCATGGGGATGCCCAGGCCCGTGGGGTCGAAGAACTGCTGGGCATAGAAGTCGAGGGAGTAGATGCCTACCTTGGCCGCCTCCTGGATGACGGGCCAGGGCGTTTCCTCACGCTCGTCCCACTCCGAAGCGGCCGGCCGGATCACCTCGGCGGCGAATCCGTGCAGCCAGTCACGGACCTGCTTCTGGTCGTCGTTGAGCTCGAGCGTGAACTCGGCCATGTTCCCTCCATGCACTTCCGGAAAACCCGTTACTAGCGGTAACAACAGTCTGTTACCAGCAAGTAGCTTCTGTCAACCTCTCAGTCACCGATCCGCACGTGGCGGAGCAGGGTGTTACGTTGCCCGGGCGTGACGAGATCGCAGGACAGCCGGGTGGGGCGGGAGAAACGACATGGAGACCACACGAGGGGCCGAACGGCAGCGGACAGCGGCCGAGCGCCGCCGTCGGGAGCTGCTCGAAGCCGCGGACCGGGTGGTGCTCAGGGACGGCCCTCAGGCGTCGATGAACGCGATCGCCTCTGAGGCCGGGATCACCAAGCCCATCCTCTACCGGCACTTCGGCGACAAGGGCGGCCTCTACCGTGCGCTCGCCAAGCGCCACACGGACGCCCTGCTCAGCGCCCTGCGGGCCGCCCTCGACGCACCCTCCGAGCGGCGCGAGCGGGTCGAGGCGACCCTGGACACCTACCTCGCGGCGATCGAGGCGCGCCCGCAGGTCTACCGCTTCCTGATGCACCCCTCGGACGACGCGGCCCCTGCACCCGAACAGGGCTTCGACGTCGGCCGGCACTCCGCACCACTCCTGCGCCGCCTCGGCGAGGAACTGGGAAAGGTGATCGTGGAGCGGGTCGATCTCGGACCGGAAAGCGAGCAGATCGCCCGCATCTGGGGGCACGGGATCGTCGGGATGATGCACGCGGCCGGGGACTGGTGGCTCGGCGACAGACCCTGCTCACGCGAACAGTTGGTACGCAGTCTCGCCGACCTGCTGTGGGGCAGGCTGGCCGAGGCCGGCGACCTGCCCGGCGGCCAGGGGTTCTGAAAGCCTGTCCGGGGCCAGGACGCCGGGGTCAGTCCTCGGCGGCCGTACGCGCCCACGGTGCCCGCCGGGCCGCGCGCAGCGCCCTGGCCCGGCGCAGCCCCGTCAGCCGGTCCGTGTAGACACGGCCGTCGAGGTGGTCGCACTCGTGCTGCAGACAACGGGCGAACCACCCGGTGCCGGTGACCCGCACCGGCTCCCCCGCCATGTCACGTCCCTCGACCACCGCATGGTCGAAACGCGGGGTGCCGGCTTCGAGGCCGGGAAGTGACAGGCAGCCCTCCGGTCCGCGTACGGTGATCCCGTCCGCCTCGACGAGCACGGGATTGACGAGATGGCCCAGGTGCCGGACGTCGTCGTCATCCGGGCAGTCGTATACGAACACCTTGAGCGGGACACCGATCTGGTTCGCGGCGAGCCCGACACCGTTCGCGGCGTACATGGTGGTGAACATGTCCTCCACCAGCCGGGCGAGCGACGGACCGAAGTCGGTGACGTCGTCACACGGACTGTGGAGTACCGGGGCGCCGAAGCAACTGACGGCACGAACGCGTCCGGAACTGCCGGGGATCGGGCGGTTTCGCATGGGGAGAAGCGTACGTTCCACGTGACCTCCACGTTCCCCGTGGTGCCGAGGTGCGGTCGCCCCGCCGGACATCGATAGGCTGGGCGCGGACTTACGCAAGGAGGATCTAGGACGATGGCAGGCAACACGGAGCCGTTGTCGCCGCGGGCCAAGCTCGCCGTGACGGCGGGCAAGGCCGCGGCGGCGGTGTCGCGCGCTGCGGGGCGCGGCAGCGGATCGGTGATCGGCGGCCGGGTGGCGCTCAAGCTCGACCCCGACCTGCTCGGGCGGCTGGCGCAGCACCTGGACGTGATCCTCGTGTCCGCGACGAACGGCAAGACGACGACGACCCGACTGATCGCCGAGGCACTCAGGGCCGCGGGGCCCGTCGTGTCGAACGCGCTCGGAGCCAACATGCCCGCGGGGATCACCTCCGCGCTGGCAGGGGGCTCGGACGCGCGGTACGGCGTGATCGAGGTGGACGAGAAGTACCTCGCCGGCGTGGCACGCGACACGACACCGAAGGTGATCGCGCTGCTCAACCTCTCCCGCGACCAGCTGGACCGTGCCGCGGAGACCCGGATGATGGCGGAGCAGTGGCGCGAGGGCCTTTCCGGCTCCAAGGCCGTGATCGTGGCCAACGCCGACGACCCGCTGATCGTCTGGGCCGCCTCCTCCTCCCCCAATGTGGTGTGGGTGGCGGCGGGGCAGGCGTGGAAGGACGACGCCTGGTCCTGCCCGTCCTGCGGCGGTGTGATGCAGCGCCCGGGTGACGACTGGTTCTGCGGCGAGTGCGGTTTCCGCCGCCCCGCACCCAGCTGGGCACTGAACGGCGACTACGTCCTGGACCCGCACGGTTCCGCGTGGCCGATCCACCTCCAGCTGCCGGGCCGGGCCAACAAGGCCAACGCCACGAGCTCGGCCGCCGTGGCCGCGGTCTTCGGCGTGCCGCCCCAGGTCGCCCTGGAGCGCATGTACCAGGTGCAGGCCGTGGCGGGCCGCTACGACGTCGTCAGCTTCCTCGGCCGTGAGCTGCGGCTCCTGCTGGCGAAGAACCCGGCGGGCTGGCTCGAGACGTTTTCCCTGATCGACCCGCCGCCCACTCCGGTGATCCTCTCGGTGAACGCACGCGGCGCCGACGGCACGGACACCTCCTGGCTGTGGGACGTCGACTACACCCAGCTCTACGGTCACCCGATCTTCGTGCTCGGCGACCGCAAGCTGGACCTCGCGGTCCGGCTCGAGGTGGCCGGTCTCGACTTCCGTGTCTGCGAGACCCTGGACGAGGCCGTCCAGATGGCTCCGCCCGGTCGCATCGAGGTCATCGCCAACTACACCGCCTTCCAGGATCTGCGCCGTCGTGTCGGCAACTGACCCCCGCGCGGGCACCCCCCGGAGAGGACGAAGCATGAGCAACAACAGCCTGCGGCTGGTGTGGGTCTATCCCGACCTCCTCAGCACCTACGGCGACCAGGGCAACGCCCTGGTGGTGGAGCGCCGGGCACGCCAGCGCGGTCTCGACGTGTCGCGCGTGGACGTGCGCAGCGACCAGCCCATCCCGACGTCGGGCGACATCTATCTGATCGGCGGCGGTGAGGACCGTCCGCAGCGGCTCGCCGCGGAGCGGCTGCGCCGTGACGGCGGACTGAGCAGGGCCGCGTCGAACGGCGCGATCATCTTCTCGGTCTGCGCGGGCTACCAGATCCTCGGACACGAGTTCATCAACGACCTCGGCGAGCGCGAGCCCGGCCTCGGGCTGCTCGATGTCGTCTCGACGCGGGGTGAGGGTGCCCGGTGCGTCGGCGACGTGCTCGGGGACATCGATCCGAACCTCGGCCTGCCGCCGCTGACCGGCTTCGAGAACCACCAGGGCATCACCCACCTCGGCCCGGCGGCACGCCCGTTCGCGCGGGTCAGGCTCGGCCGGGGCAACGGTACGGGTGACGGCACCGAGGGCGCGTACAACGACACCGTCTTCGGCACCTACATGCACGGGCCGGTCCTGGCACGCAACCCGCTGATCGCGGACCACCTCCTGAAGCTGGCCCTGGACGTGAACGCGCTGCCGCCGAGCGACGACCGGTGGTACGAGGCGCTGCGCGCCGAGCGCATCGCGGCGGCGACCCAGCCCGCCTGAAATCACCCGGTACGGACCGGTCCGTTCGACGGGCCGGTCCGCACGTGTGTGGCCGGTGTACATCCGGTGGACGTCCAGCAGTCGGACAGTGGGTTCGGTCCGGCCACCTCGCGCCGGTAGGGTGGCGGGGATCCAACCGGACGACGTGGTCCGGCGTCGGCCCACGTTGCAAAGGTTTCCCGGGCAATGCGAATTGGTGTGCTCACCTCCGGCGGCGACTGCCCCGGCCTCAATGCCGTCATCCGTTCCGTCGTGCACCGCGCGGTGGTCGACCACGGCGACGAGGTCATCGGCTTCCACGACGGCTGGAGGGGACTCCTCGAGTGCGACTACCGCAAGCTCGACCTCGACGCGGTCGGCGGCATCCTCGCCCGTGGCGGCACGATCCTCGGTTCCTCCCGCGTACAGCCCGCGCATCTGCGTGACGGTGTGGAGCGCGCGAAGGGCCATGTCGCCGACCTCGGGCTGGACGCGATCATCCCGATCGGCGGCGAAGGCACGCTGAAGGCCGCCAACCTGCTCTCCGAGGCGGGCCTCCCCATCGTCGGTGTGCCCAAGACCATCGACAACGACATCGCCTCCACCGACGTGACCTTCGGCTTCGACACCGCCGTCGGAGTCGCGACCGAGGCACTGGACCGGCTGAAGACGACGGCCGAATCGCACCAGCGGGTGCTGATCGTCGAGGTCATGGGACGGCACACCGGCTGGATCGCGCTGCACTCGGGCATGGCGGCCGGCGCGCACGCCATCGTCGTACCCGAGCGGCCCTTCGACATCGACGAGCTGACCTCGCTGGTCGGCCGGCGCTTCTCGGACGGCAAGAAGTTCGCGATCGTCGTCGTGGCGGAGGGCGCCAAGCCCCGCGAGGGCTCGATGGAGTTCAACCAGGGCACGAAGGACATCTACGGCCATGAGCGCTTCGCCGGAGTGGCGACGCAGCTCTCCGGTGAGCTGGAGCAGCGCCTCGGCAAGGAGGCCCGCCCGGTGATTCTCGGCCACGTGCAGCGCGGTGGCACCCCGACCGCGTACGACCGCGTCCTGGCCACCCGCTTCGGCTGGCACGCTGTGGAGGCGGCTCACCGCGGTGAGTTCGGCATGATGACGGCGCTGCGTGGCACGGACATCACGATGGTGCCGCTGGCGGCGGCCGTGGAGACCCTGAAGACGGTCCCGGCGGAGCGCTACGCCGAGGCGCAGGTCGTGCTCTGACCGTCGCGACGCCCCCTGAACCGCCCCCGGCCGCACCCGCGGCCGGGGGCGGTTCTAGTCTGGACCGGACAACCGGCACGAAACGGGGACGTCCCCAGCGGGAGTGAACAGATGGATCACAGCGGGCACGGCATGAACATGGATCTGCCGCCGTTCACGCTGGGACGCGGGCTCGAGTTCTCCGCGGACCCCTTCTTCCTGGTCGGTTGCCTCGCCGCACTCGCCCTGTACGGCTACGGCGTCGTGCGGCTGCGCAACCGGGGCGACGGCTGGCCGGTGAACCGGATCGCGTTCTTCGTCGTCGGCGTACTGTCCATCGCCCTGGTGATGTGTACGGCACTCAACGACTACGGCATGGTCATGTTCAGCGTGCACATGGTGCAGCACATGGTCATCAGCATGGTGTCGCCGATCCTGCTGCTGCTGGGCGCACCGGTGACGCTGGCGCTGCGGGCGCTGCCGGT includes:
- a CDS encoding chloride channel protein — its product is MSAESVGAPGADTPDPLAVIRTRGYAVLLIIVAALGVPISAAAFGFLALVHELQSLTYEDLPHALGFESTPSWWPVPLLAVAGVLTGLAIRHLPGTGGHKPAEGFVNTGAPAAAELPGVALAALASLGLGVVLGPEAPLIALGGGLAVYAVRLLKPGIAPSASAMVAAAGSFAAVSALLGSPLLGAFLLMEASGLAGMMLGLVLVPGLLASGIGSLIFIGLGSWTGLGTYSLTLPHVPHAPQPTVAEFGWAIALGAAAALVGTGVKKLSLSLQERVEQRRVIATVVMGLTVGVLALLYAESTGRSASEVLYSGQDALGGLLAEDATYTVGTLVVLVVCKALAYSASLSAFRGGPIFPSMFLGAAGGLALSHLPGLNATSGFAMGIGAMCVAMLRLPMTSVLLATLLLGSEGITVMPLVIVSVVVSYVLVLRLDRPGAARRTTPR
- a CDS encoding DUF7144 family membrane protein, with translation MAGSVSGERTGHDVTGGRKSAASGWTVFAAVMMIFGGAMAVFEGIAAIAKDDLFVTTRNYVFQFSLTGWGWVHLILGIVVVLAGCALFSGALWARAVGVLLAGLLAVANFLWLPYYPFWSIVLIAINVFVIWALCVGPHRDGRA
- a CDS encoding type 1 glutamine amidotransferase — protein: MSNNSLRLVWVYPDLLSTYGDQGNALVVERRARQRGLDVSRVDVRSDQPIPTSGDIYLIGGGEDRPQRLAAERLRRDGGLSRAASNGAIIFSVCAGYQILGHEFINDLGEREPGLGLLDVVSTRGEGARCVGDVLGDIDPNLGLPPLTGFENHQGITHLGPAARPFARVRLGRGNGTGDGTEGAYNDTVFGTYMHGPVLARNPLIADHLLKLALDVNALPPSDDRWYEALRAERIAAATQPA
- a CDS encoding helix-turn-helix domain-containing protein, translating into MRDEGVPDSVDARLAARLTLLRTEHGWSLDELSRRAGVSRSTLSRLERGELSPTTTVLGRLCTVYGRTMSRLLMEVEAEPPQLVPAAQQPVWRDEGAGFVRRSVSPPHAGLRAEIVEGTLDAGADISYENAPVPGVEQHIWVLEGTVEITVGTTVHTLQEGDCLRFRLRGPSHFRCPGPRGVRYALMIVLP
- a CDS encoding TetR family transcriptional regulator yields the protein METTRGAERQRTAAERRRRELLEAADRVVLRDGPQASMNAIASEAGITKPILYRHFGDKGGLYRALAKRHTDALLSALRAALDAPSERRERVEATLDTYLAAIEARPQVYRFLMHPSDDAAPAPEQGFDVGRHSAPLLRRLGEELGKVIVERVDLGPESEQIARIWGHGIVGMMHAAGDWWLGDRPCSREQLVRSLADLLWGRLAEAGDLPGGQGF
- a CDS encoding glutathione peroxidase, which gives rise to MTLHDIPLSTLNGEPTTLGAYEGSAVLLVNVASKCGLTPQYAGLERLQKEYGERGFTVLGVPCNQFAGQEPGTAEEIRTFCSTTYGVSFPLLEKIDVNGENRHPLYTELTKLDDAEGVAGDVQWNFEKFLISPAGEPVARIRPRTEPEAPEVVALIEAQLPQK
- a CDS encoding GNAT family N-acetyltransferase, whose translation is MTEIVPVSGPELVTYADELAALLIESVEGGASVGFLAPLDRTAAANWWRERATAVEEGSQQVWIARDDERVAGTIGLVRAALPNARHRAEVAKLIVRPSARGRGIGRALLTAVERSAAAQGLTLLVLDTETGSDAERLYSAAGWSPCGSVPGYAADPYGTLRATTFYYRALGLPEASAQ
- a CDS encoding acyl-CoA dehydrogenase family protein gives rise to the protein MAEFTLELNDDQKQVRDWLHGFAAEVIRPAASEWDEREETPWPVIQEAAKVGIYSLDFYAQQFFDPTGLGIPMAMEELFWGDAGIALSIVGTGLAAVGVLANGTEEQIGTWIPQMYGDADDVKVAAFCSSEPDAGSDVASMRTRAVYDGAKDEWVLNGTKTWATNGGIANVHVVVAVVDPELGSKGHASFIVPPATPGLSQGQKFKKHGIRASHTAEVVLEDVRVPGHCLLGGKEKLDERLARARERARSGGERSETGAPPAGGWGRVKNAAMATFEASRPAVGAMAVGTARAAYEVALDYAKTRTQFGRPIIDNQGIAFQLADMRTQIDAARLLVWRASWMASAGKPFTAAEGSMSKLYASETAKSVTAQAVQILGGNGFTREYPVERMHRDAAIYTIFEGTSEIQRLVIARTLSGMPIR
- a CDS encoding MurT ligase domain-containing protein; translated protein: MAGNTEPLSPRAKLAVTAGKAAAAVSRAAGRGSGSVIGGRVALKLDPDLLGRLAQHLDVILVSATNGKTTTTRLIAEALRAAGPVVSNALGANMPAGITSALAGGSDARYGVIEVDEKYLAGVARDTTPKVIALLNLSRDQLDRAAETRMMAEQWREGLSGSKAVIVANADDPLIVWAASSSPNVVWVAAGQAWKDDAWSCPSCGGVMQRPGDDWFCGECGFRRPAPSWALNGDYVLDPHGSAWPIHLQLPGRANKANATSSAAVAAVFGVPPQVALERMYQVQAVAGRYDVVSFLGRELRLLLAKNPAGWLETFSLIDPPPTPVILSVNARGADGTDTSWLWDVDYTQLYGHPIFVLGDRKLDLAVRLEVAGLDFRVCETLDEAVQMAPPGRIEVIANYTAFQDLRRRVGN
- a CDS encoding 6-phosphofructokinase, which codes for MRIGVLTSGGDCPGLNAVIRSVVHRAVVDHGDEVIGFHDGWRGLLECDYRKLDLDAVGGILARGGTILGSSRVQPAHLRDGVERAKGHVADLGLDAIIPIGGEGTLKAANLLSEAGLPIVGVPKTIDNDIASTDVTFGFDTAVGVATEALDRLKTTAESHQRVLIVEVMGRHTGWIALHSGMAAGAHAIVVPERPFDIDELTSLVGRRFSDGKKFAIVVVAEGAKPREGSMEFNQGTKDIYGHERFAGVATQLSGELEQRLGKEARPVILGHVQRGGTPTAYDRVLATRFGWHAVEAAHRGEFGMMTALRGTDITMVPLAAAVETLKTVPAERYAEAQVVL
- the def gene encoding peptide deformylase, whose product is MRNRPIPGSSGRVRAVSCFGAPVLHSPCDDVTDFGPSLARLVEDMFTTMYAANGVGLAANQIGVPLKVFVYDCPDDDDVRHLGHLVNPVLVEADGITVRGPEGCLSLPGLEAGTPRFDHAVVEGRDMAGEPVRVTGTGWFARCLQHECDHLDGRVYTDRLTGLRRARALRAARRAPWARTAAED